A genomic window from Candidatus Kouleothrix ribensis includes:
- a CDS encoding MoxR family ATPase, producing MQDIKQAVERVAANVEQVIIGKRKAVELVLIALLCKGHVLLEDVPGTGKTTLAKTIARSIGCSFKRIQFTPDLLPSDVTGISIFNQQSREFEFRPGPVIAQIVLADEINRATPKTQSALLEAMEERQITVDGTTYTLPKPFIVLATQNPIEYEGTFPLPEAQLDRFLLRVHLGYPEKMDEIAILRRQRQSHPLDAVEQVIDADGLLELQEQIKAIYVDDLIEDYIVSLTTATRHHEDVYLGASARGSLGLYRTAQAAAALSGRDYVIPDDVKLLAEPVLGHRLIISPAARIRNVSATVVMNDILNAVPVPGARAGRFDRDSAVTTR from the coding sequence ATGCAGGATATCAAACAGGCGGTCGAGCGGGTTGCCGCGAATGTCGAGCAGGTGATCATCGGCAAGCGCAAGGCCGTCGAGCTGGTGCTGATCGCACTGCTGTGCAAAGGCCACGTGCTGCTCGAGGATGTGCCTGGCACCGGCAAGACGACGCTGGCCAAGACGATTGCGCGCTCGATCGGCTGCTCGTTCAAGCGCATCCAGTTCACGCCCGACCTGCTGCCCTCGGATGTGACCGGGATCTCGATCTTCAACCAGCAGAGCCGCGAGTTCGAGTTTCGCCCTGGCCCGGTGATTGCGCAGATCGTGCTGGCCGACGAGATCAACCGCGCAACGCCCAAGACCCAGAGCGCCTTGCTCGAGGCCATGGAAGAGCGCCAGATCACCGTCGATGGCACCACCTATACGCTGCCGAAGCCGTTTATCGTACTGGCTACCCAGAACCCGATCGAGTACGAAGGCACGTTCCCACTGCCCGAGGCCCAGCTCGACCGCTTTCTGCTGCGGGTACACCTGGGCTACCCCGAGAAGATGGACGAGATTGCGATTCTGCGGCGCCAGCGCCAGAGCCACCCGCTTGATGCAGTCGAGCAGGTGATCGACGCCGATGGGTTGCTTGAGCTTCAAGAACAGATCAAGGCGATCTATGTCGATGATCTGATCGAAGATTATATTGTGTCGCTGACTACCGCCACACGCCATCACGAGGATGTCTACCTCGGCGCGAGCGCGCGTGGCTCGCTGGGGCTCTACCGCACGGCCCAGGCCGCCGCCGCGCTGAGCGGGCGCGACTACGTCATCCCCGACGATGTCAAGCTGCTGGCCGAGCCGGTGCTGGGCCACCGCCTGATCATTAGCCCGGCCGCGCGCATTCGCAATGTCAGCGCGACAGTTGTGATGAACGACATCCTCAATGCCGTGCCGGTGCCGGGCGCGCGCGCCGGGCGCTTCGATCGCGATAGCGCGGTGACGACGCGCTAA
- a CDS encoding CGNR zinc finger domain-containing protein: MKEFNTHAGNVRLVGGRLCLDFVNAAVFDGRVLAKEYWHDYAAFTVWLRHAGALDAAAIERAAVAAAEQPADAAAALARAIELRGALFGLFGSAAAAHAPAAGDIAVLNAALVGMPQPVALAEQGGWLGWRWPAGAAALDLPIWPVLWSAVGLLVAPELADVRMCAGPGCSWLFLDTSRNHTRRWCSMADCGNVAKARRHYAQHRR, from the coding sequence ATGAAAGAGTTCAATACGCATGCCGGCAATGTGCGGCTGGTTGGCGGCCGGCTCTGCCTCGATTTCGTCAATGCCGCAGTGTTCGACGGGCGCGTGCTGGCCAAGGAGTACTGGCACGACTACGCTGCGTTTACCGTCTGGCTGCGCCACGCCGGCGCGCTTGATGCGGCGGCGATTGAGCGCGCGGCGGTGGCGGCGGCTGAGCAGCCGGCTGATGCGGCCGCCGCGCTGGCACGGGCGATCGAGCTGCGCGGCGCGCTCTTCGGTCTGTTCGGCAGTGCGGCCGCCGCGCACGCGCCGGCTGCGGGCGATATAGCCGTGCTGAACGCGGCGCTGGTGGGCATGCCGCAGCCGGTGGCGCTGGCCGAGCAGGGTGGCTGGCTGGGCTGGCGCTGGCCGGCCGGCGCCGCCGCACTCGATCTACCGATCTGGCCGGTGCTGTGGTCGGCAGTTGGGCTGCTGGTGGCGCCCGAGCTGGCGGATGTGCGCATGTGTGCCGGGCCAGGCTGCAGCTGGCTGTTTCTCGACACCAGCCGCAACCACACCCGGCGCTGGTGCTCGATGGCCGATTGTGGCAATGTAGCCAAGGCGCGCCGCCATTATGCCCAGCACCGCCGATAG
- a CDS encoding 5'-nucleotidase C-terminal domain-containing protein → MATISRRSFIRQMAVGGTTLAWMCTNIKFAHAAGPETFTLRIIHTNDHHARIEPVTGGTPPAPIHGGVSRRKTLIDAIRAEGGNQILLDAGDVFQGTLWFNQYNGLADLEFYNALGYEAVTIGNHEFDKGQQPLADFIKGAKFPVLSANIVTDAASPINGLFKPSIIKEIGGQRVGIFGLTTDETAVLSSPGPGVTFTNYIEAAKQAVANLKAQGINKIIALTHVGITFDRELARQVEGIQVIIGGHSHTPMGKQVTPPDPARPYPEVIASPSGKPVIVATDWEWGRWLGDLTVGFDANGDITNVLAGQPAEVAASVEPDRGYEARIDVLKQPLVALRSQKVGEAAVALNGARADVRSKETNLGNLISDAMLAKGRPAGAQVALMNGGSIRTSIDAGPITLGEVLEVQPFGNTIVLITLTGAQLKEALENGVSQVELTAGRFPQVAGMRYVWNRGAAVGSRIVSVQVADGKGGFANVDPNGTYRVVTNNFLLTGGDGYSVLTKGTSKYDTGFIDADVTAEYIRAKSPITAVVEGRITEGTAAPAGAPATPGRPAQLPNTSGDLSPVWLLAALGAGAIGGGVRLRSRARLAEPAEPAEAVAQAAAE, encoded by the coding sequence ATGGCCACAATTTCGCGACGCTCGTTCATTCGGCAGATGGCGGTTGGTGGCACCACGCTGGCATGGATGTGTACGAATATTAAGTTTGCGCATGCCGCCGGCCCCGAAACGTTCACGCTGCGGATTATTCACACCAACGACCACCACGCGCGGATCGAGCCGGTGACCGGCGGCACGCCGCCCGCACCGATCCATGGCGGCGTCTCGCGCCGCAAGACGCTGATCGACGCGATTCGCGCCGAGGGCGGCAATCAGATCCTGCTCGACGCCGGCGATGTGTTCCAGGGCACGCTCTGGTTCAATCAGTACAACGGCCTGGCCGACCTCGAGTTCTACAACGCGCTGGGCTACGAGGCGGTGACAATCGGCAACCACGAGTTCGACAAGGGGCAGCAGCCGCTGGCCGACTTTATCAAAGGCGCCAAGTTCCCGGTGCTGAGCGCAAATATCGTCACCGATGCGGCCTCGCCGATCAATGGCCTGTTCAAACCCTCGATCATAAAGGAGATTGGCGGCCAGCGGGTTGGTATCTTCGGCCTGACCACCGACGAGACGGCCGTGCTCAGCAGCCCTGGGCCGGGCGTGACGTTCACAAACTACATCGAGGCGGCCAAGCAGGCCGTGGCCAACCTGAAGGCCCAGGGCATCAACAAGATCATCGCGCTGACCCATGTCGGCATTACTTTCGATCGCGAGCTGGCGCGCCAGGTTGAGGGCATCCAGGTGATCATCGGCGGGCACAGCCACACCCCGATGGGCAAGCAGGTAACCCCACCCGACCCGGCCCGCCCATACCCTGAGGTGATCGCTTCGCCCTCGGGCAAGCCGGTGATCGTCGCAACCGATTGGGAGTGGGGCCGCTGGCTGGGCGACCTGACGGTCGGCTTCGATGCCAATGGCGATATCACGAATGTGCTGGCCGGCCAGCCGGCCGAGGTAGCCGCCAGCGTCGAGCCCGACCGCGGCTACGAGGCGCGGATCGACGTGCTCAAGCAGCCGCTGGTGGCCCTGCGCAGCCAGAAAGTCGGCGAGGCTGCGGTGGCGCTGAATGGCGCGCGCGCCGATGTGCGCAGCAAAGAGACCAACCTGGGCAACCTGATCTCCGACGCCATGCTCGCAAAGGGCCGGCCGGCCGGCGCGCAGGTGGCGCTGATGAACGGCGGTAGCATTCGCACCAGTATCGACGCTGGCCCGATCACGCTGGGCGAGGTGCTCGAGGTGCAGCCGTTCGGCAATACGATCGTGCTGATCACGCTCACCGGTGCGCAGCTCAAAGAGGCGCTCGAAAACGGCGTCAGCCAGGTCGAGCTGACGGCCGGGCGCTTCCCGCAGGTGGCCGGTATGCGCTATGTCTGGAATCGCGGTGCGGCCGTGGGCAGCCGGATCGTGTCGGTGCAAGTGGCCGACGGCAAGGGCGGCTTCGCGAATGTCGACCCGAACGGCACCTATCGTGTGGTGACGAATAACTTCCTGCTGACCGGCGGCGACGGCTATAGCGTGCTGACCAAGGGTACCAGCAAGTACGACACCGGCTTCATCGACGCGGATGTGACGGCCGAGTATATTCGCGCGAAGTCGCCGATCACTGCGGTGGTCGAGGGCCGCATCACCGAGGGCACCGCTGCGCCTGCGGGCGCACCGGCTACGCCGGGCCGGCCGGCACAGCTGCCCAACACCAGCGGCGATCTGTCGCCGGTGTGGCTGCTGGCCGCGCTAGGCGCTGGCGCGATCGGCGGCGGCGTGCGCTTGCGCAGCCGTGCCCGCCTGGCCGAGCCGGCCGAGCCGGCCGAGGCGGTGGCGCAGGCCGCTGCCGAATAG
- a CDS encoding GNAT family N-acetyltransferase gives MRLFRRSLDLSLATPRAGTPDDLTAVQRLLRNSVHRYTSYPSPHLPSLLAGAPAIVLSAGREIWGAAVAGWSIETSAWIRVLTLADGMFVGPSLDMLMPAFHELLLARQVQHLFYAGDEAADRWVQPSLLGCGYVRETDVVVYEKTDMVVPAAGNPAVRLRHAEAVDLPVILAIDRDCFAAQWNKDESALGPALCEVPYFVVAELAGQTAGYAFATTHFAGRLVHLVRIAVLPSFRSRAIGVRLLADVVEFARGCGAETLTLNTQAHNTQAQRLYEWFGFRRTGEQQVVLRYDLALNDT, from the coding sequence ATGCGCTTATTTCGTCGCAGCCTGGATCTGAGCCTTGCCACCCCACGCGCGGGTACGCCCGACGATCTAACGGCTGTGCAGCGGCTGCTGCGCAATAGTGTGCATCGCTATACCAGCTACCCGTCGCCACACTTGCCGTCGCTGCTGGCCGGCGCACCCGCGATTGTGCTGAGCGCCGGCCGCGAGATCTGGGGCGCAGCTGTGGCAGGCTGGAGCATCGAAACGAGCGCGTGGATTCGCGTGCTGACGCTCGCCGACGGTATGTTCGTCGGCCCCTCGCTCGATATGCTGATGCCGGCGTTTCACGAGCTGTTGCTGGCGCGGCAGGTGCAGCACCTGTTCTATGCCGGCGACGAAGCCGCCGATCGGTGGGTTCAGCCGTCGCTGCTCGGCTGCGGCTATGTGCGCGAGACCGATGTGGTGGTGTATGAGAAGACCGACATGGTCGTGCCGGCGGCCGGTAACCCGGCGGTGCGCCTGCGGCATGCCGAGGCAGTCGATCTCCCGGTGATTCTGGCGATCGACCGGGACTGTTTCGCGGCGCAGTGGAACAAAGATGAGAGCGCGCTTGGCCCGGCGCTGTGCGAGGTGCCCTACTTTGTGGTGGCCGAGCTGGCTGGCCAGACGGCCGGCTACGCGTTTGCAACCACGCATTTTGCTGGGCGGCTGGTTCACCTGGTGCGTATCGCGGTGCTGCCCAGCTTCCGGAGCCGGGCGATCGGCGTGCGCCTGCTGGCCGATGTGGTTGAGTTCGCGCGCGGCTGCGGTGCCGAGACGCTGACACTCAACACGCAGGCCCACAATACCCAGGCGCAGCGCCTGTACGAATGGTTCGGCTTCCGGCGCACCGGCGAGCAGCAAGTGGTGCTGCGCTATGATCTGGCGCTCAACGATACCTAA
- a CDS encoding glycosyltransferase translates to MLLPITLLCLLVAAIYAHDWLRELSAPLLAPNPAAPGHGPLISVLIPARDEAARIGRCLEGLAGQRYRSFEVIVVDDHSTDGTAGLACSYAGRLPALTVLPGAPLPEGWAGKCWACWQAAQLARGEWLLFLDADVLPRPELLAALVARATAGQRDLLTLMPLLLLGSPAERIVLPAFFALLYGLYPLQLVSDPRSPIAFANGPCLLIRRAAYAAVGGHQAVRASILEDTELGQRVKAAGYRLEAAGAPDLIAVRMYAGWASLAEGLTKNAVAGYRSGGTRSGLVGLRQALGAFTPWYLLGAGGLLLRAWPALPLGVVLLAHGAGLLLLALLCWGALTARRYRIGAWWGALYPLGTAIYFGLAAWGLLRLRSGRGVRWKGRVFRA, encoded by the coding sequence ATGCTGCTCCCGATCACACTGCTGTGCCTGCTCGTCGCGGCTATCTACGCCCACGATTGGCTGCGCGAGCTGAGCGCACCGCTGCTCGCCCCCAACCCGGCCGCGCCAGGCCATGGGCCACTCATATCGGTGCTGATCCCCGCGCGCGACGAGGCCGCGCGGATCGGGCGCTGCCTGGAGGGCCTGGCCGGGCAGCGCTACCGCAGCTTCGAGGTGATCGTCGTCGACGACCACTCGACCGACGGCACCGCCGGGCTGGCCTGCAGCTACGCCGGCCGGTTGCCCGCGCTTACCGTGCTGCCCGGCGCGCCGCTACCCGAGGGCTGGGCCGGCAAGTGCTGGGCCTGCTGGCAGGCCGCCCAACTGGCGCGCGGCGAGTGGCTGCTGTTCCTCGACGCCGATGTGCTGCCCAGGCCCGAGCTGCTCGCGGCGCTGGTAGCACGCGCCACAGCTGGCCAGCGCGACCTGCTGACCCTTATGCCGCTGCTGCTGCTCGGCTCGCCGGCCGAGCGGATCGTCCTGCCGGCCTTCTTCGCGCTGCTGTACGGCCTGTACCCGCTGCAGCTGGTGAGCGACCCGCGCTCGCCGATCGCGTTTGCCAATGGCCCGTGCCTGCTCATCCGCCGCGCGGCCTACGCCGCCGTCGGCGGGCACCAGGCCGTGCGCGCGAGCATTCTCGAAGATACCGAGCTGGGCCAGCGCGTCAAAGCTGCCGGCTACCGCCTCGAGGCGGCCGGCGCGCCCGACTTGATCGCGGTGCGCATGTACGCCGGCTGGGCCAGCCTGGCCGAAGGGCTGACCAAAAACGCGGTGGCGGGCTACCGCAGCGGCGGCACACGATCGGGCCTGGTGGGGCTACGCCAGGCACTCGGCGCGTTCACGCCCTGGTATCTGCTCGGCGCAGGCGGGCTGCTGCTACGCGCATGGCCGGCGCTGCCGCTGGGTGTGGTGCTGCTGGCCCACGGCGCCGGGCTGCTGCTGCTGGCACTGCTATGCTGGGGGGCGCTCACGGCGCGCCGCTACCGCATCGGCGCGTGGTGGGGCGCGCTCTACCCGCTTGGCACTGCGATCTACTTCGGCCTGGCGGCCTGGGGGCTGCTACGCCTGCGCAGCGGCCGCGGTGTCAGGTGGAAGGGCCGTGTATTCCGCGCCTGA
- a CDS encoding response regulator transcription factor: MSPTSIVLVHAHALFREGLRHYLANLPDYRIVGEASNGQQAIQLVDYTDPDMVLMEIDLPGVNGLEVARAIKRTHPHVGVVLLSASMDGQQVVKAIRAGVAAYQPRNIAPDKLLRVLNQVRHGDYPINDLVLSLPDVAAQVLMAFRHMAVDEDTQSIYSPLSPRELQVLELVAAGRTNKEIAQQLDISNQTVKNHVSSILRKLAVNDRTQAVVYAMRRGWIKVVLPGD; encoded by the coding sequence GTGAGCCCAACCTCGATTGTGCTTGTTCATGCCCACGCGCTCTTTCGAGAGGGCCTGCGCCACTATCTGGCAAACCTGCCGGACTATCGGATCGTGGGCGAGGCCAGCAATGGTCAACAGGCGATTCAGCTGGTCGACTATACCGACCCCGACATGGTTCTGATGGAGATCGACCTCCCCGGCGTCAATGGCCTTGAGGTAGCGCGGGCGATCAAGCGCACGCATCCGCATGTTGGTGTGGTGCTGCTTAGCGCCTCGATGGATGGCCAGCAGGTGGTCAAGGCGATTCGGGCCGGGGTTGCAGCATATCAGCCGCGCAATATCGCACCCGATAAGCTGCTGCGCGTGCTCAACCAGGTGCGGCACGGCGACTACCCGATCAACGATCTGGTGCTTTCGCTGCCCGACGTGGCCGCGCAGGTGCTGATGGCCTTTCGCCATATGGCCGTCGATGAAGATACCCAGAGCATCTACTCGCCGCTTTCGCCGCGCGAGCTTCAGGTGCTCGAGCTGGTGGCGGCCGGCCGCACCAACAAAGAGATTGCGCAGCAGCTCGACATCAGCAATCAGACGGTCAAGAACCATGTTTCGTCGATTCTCCGTAAGCTTGCCGTCAATGATCGTACCCAGGCCGTCGTGTATGCGATGCGCCGCGGCTGGATCAAAGTTGTGCTGCCGGGGGATTAG
- the mvaD gene encoding diphosphomevalonate decarboxylase: MSIMQATAVAPANIAFIKYWGVQDAALTLPFNGSVSMNLDSCLTTTTVTFEPGLPDDAVTLTLYGQAPVPASGRPLERVVAQLDRLRALAGVGTRARVTSENNFPSDAGIASSAAAFAALTLAGVAALGLELDERQLTVLTRRGGSGSACRSIPTGYVEWLVPNGRFEAARWDAESYAVSLAPPEHWALADVVAVVDAGAKKIGSAENHLLAASSAYFPARLAEIPARLAATRAAIAQRDLALLGAAMEADAVSMHAVCMTSTPPSFYWNAGTLEIIHAVRAWREQGLQSYFTIDAGPNVHVICAAADRAEVARRLSALPGVQFTITNRAGAGARVIR, from the coding sequence ATGTCAATCATGCAAGCCACTGCGGTCGCGCCCGCGAATATCGCTTTTATCAAATACTGGGGCGTGCAGGATGCCGCGCTCACACTACCGTTCAACGGCTCGGTGTCGATGAACCTCGACAGCTGCCTGACGACCACCACCGTCACGTTCGAGCCTGGCCTGCCCGATGATGCCGTGACGCTCACGCTGTATGGGCAGGCCCCCGTGCCGGCCAGCGGCCGCCCGCTCGAGCGCGTCGTCGCCCAGCTCGACCGGCTGCGCGCGCTGGCCGGCGTCGGCACCCGCGCACGCGTCACCTCCGAGAATAACTTCCCCTCCGACGCGGGCATCGCCTCGTCGGCGGCCGCGTTTGCTGCGCTCACCCTGGCCGGCGTGGCCGCGCTGGGGCTCGAGCTCGATGAGCGCCAGCTGACGGTGCTGACGCGCCGCGGCGGCTCAGGCTCGGCCTGCCGCTCGATCCCCACCGGCTATGTCGAATGGCTCGTGCCCAACGGCCGATTTGAGGCCGCGCGCTGGGACGCAGAATCGTACGCGGTGAGCCTGGCGCCGCCCGAGCACTGGGCCTTGGCCGATGTGGTGGCGGTGGTTGATGCCGGCGCCAAGAAGATAGGCAGCGCCGAGAACCACCTGCTGGCCGCGAGCAGCGCCTACTTCCCAGCCCGGCTGGCTGAGATCCCTGCCCGGCTGGCGGCCACGCGCGCCGCCATCGCCCAGCGCGATCTCGCGCTGCTCGGCGCGGCCATGGAAGCCGACGCGGTTTCGATGCATGCGGTGTGTATGACCTCGACCCCGCCCTCGTTCTACTGGAACGCCGGCACACTCGAGATCATCCACGCCGTGCGCGCCTGGCGCGAGCAGGGCCTGCAGTCGTACTTCACAATCGACGCCGGCCCGAACGTGCATGTGATCTGCGCCGCCGCCGATCGCGCGGAAGTGGCGCGGCGGTTGAGCGCGCTGCCGGGCGTGCAGTTCACCATCACCAATCGTGCCGGCGCGGGCGCGCGGGTGATCCGCTGA
- a CDS encoding SPASM domain-containing protein: MLLPILFERSQPPHSTGNDCRSGSIPDDCKAPIDPPPREYGVIGQLRPHPLLQMLELDAEHAVAFVPSYSRVAVLGRAALALLARLPLGANAPDLATLEALETLQQLGLVTAGDGSLPAPADSHTLVAWLHVTNACNLRCRYCYLDKTNEVMSEATARAAIDAVFRSALAYGYRAILLKYAGGEATLALPLVASMHAYAQEQAARYGLELQAGLLSNGTLLTPARLATIRALGLQLMISLDGLSASNDAQRPAIGGQATAAAVQQGIEQAVAAGVTPNIAITVTSQSVAGLPELIGWLLERDLRFTLSFYRENDCSSSYTQLQLDEARIIEGMRVAYATVARNPPRWSVLDALLDRADLSAPHSHACAAGRNYLVIDHYGRVSKCQMLLHQPVATVADTNPLALLRADPIGLQHVPVDQKAGCRTCEWRYWCAGGCAVATYRATGRYDVQSPNCAIYQALYPELLRLEGQRLLHWFTHAQAAVAS, encoded by the coding sequence ATGCTACTCCCGATCTTGTTTGAGCGATCTCAACCGCCTCACTCTACCGGCAACGATTGCCGCAGTGGATCTATTCCCGACGACTGCAAAGCGCCGATCGATCCGCCGCCGCGTGAGTATGGTGTGATTGGGCAGCTGCGCCCACACCCACTGCTGCAGATGCTCGAGCTCGACGCCGAGCACGCAGTGGCGTTTGTGCCGTCGTACAGCCGCGTGGCGGTGCTGGGCCGTGCGGCGCTGGCACTGCTGGCGCGGCTGCCGCTCGGCGCCAACGCGCCCGACCTCGCGACGCTCGAGGCGCTGGAGACGCTGCAGCAGCTCGGGCTGGTGACTGCGGGCGACGGCAGCCTGCCCGCACCAGCCGATTCGCACACGCTGGTGGCCTGGCTGCATGTGACGAATGCCTGTAATCTGCGCTGCCGCTACTGCTACCTCGACAAGACCAACGAGGTGATGAGCGAGGCCACCGCGCGCGCCGCGATCGACGCGGTGTTCCGCTCGGCGCTGGCCTACGGCTACCGCGCGATTCTGCTGAAGTATGCCGGCGGCGAGGCTACCCTGGCGCTGCCGCTGGTGGCCTCGATGCACGCCTACGCCCAGGAACAGGCCGCGCGCTATGGCCTTGAGCTGCAGGCCGGCTTGCTCAGTAATGGCACGCTGCTTACGCCCGCCAGGCTCGCGACCATCCGCGCGCTCGGGCTGCAGCTGATGATCTCGCTCGATGGGCTGAGCGCAAGCAACGACGCCCAACGCCCGGCGATCGGTGGGCAGGCCACTGCGGCTGCCGTGCAGCAGGGGATCGAGCAGGCCGTTGCAGCCGGCGTGACACCAAATATCGCGATTACGGTCACAAGCCAGAGTGTTGCGGGGCTGCCTGAACTGATCGGCTGGCTGCTCGAGCGCGATCTGCGCTTCACGCTCAGCTTCTACCGCGAAAACGATTGCAGCAGCTCGTATACGCAGCTTCAGCTCGACGAAGCGCGCATCATCGAGGGTATGCGCGTGGCGTACGCCACTGTGGCGCGCAACCCGCCGCGCTGGAGCGTGCTCGACGCACTGCTCGACCGGGCCGATCTGTCGGCGCCGCATAGCCACGCCTGCGCGGCCGGGCGCAACTACCTGGTGATCGACCATTACGGGCGGGTGTCGAAGTGCCAGATGCTGCTGCACCAGCCAGTCGCAACGGTGGCAGATACCAATCCGCTGGCGCTGCTCCGCGCCGACCCGATTGGCCTGCAGCATGTGCCGGTCGATCAGAAAGCCGGCTGCCGCACGTGCGAGTGGCGCTACTGGTGCGCGGGTGGCTGCGCGGTGGCAACCTACCGTGCTACCGGCCGCTACGATGTGCAATCGCCCAACTGCGCGATCTACCAGGCGCTATACCCCGAGCTGCTGCGGCTGGAAGGCCAGCGCCTGCTGCACTGGTTCACGCACGCGCAGGCGGCTGTAGCCTCGTAA